In Halosegnis marinus, one genomic interval encodes:
- a CDS encoding thiamine-binding protein codes for MTVVAMLSVAPVIEGSMAGEVAKAVAALDDFDVSYETNPMGTVIEADTIEELMAAATAAHTAVDGDRVSTFLKIDDKRTKTTTARAKVDRVEEELGREARGER; via the coding sequence ATGACAGTCGTCGCGATGCTGAGCGTCGCACCGGTTATCGAGGGGAGCATGGCGGGCGAGGTGGCGAAGGCCGTCGCCGCGCTCGACGACTTCGACGTGTCGTACGAGACGAACCCGATGGGGACCGTCATCGAGGCCGACACGATAGAGGAACTGATGGCCGCGGCGACGGCCGCACACACGGCCGTGGACGGCGACCGCGTCTCCACGTTCCTGAAGATAGACGACAAGCGGACGAAGACGACGACGGCCCGCGCGAAGGTGGACCGCGTCGAGGAGGAACTCGGGCGGGAGGCGCGCGGGGAGCGGTAG
- a CDS encoding alpha/beta fold hydrolase — MDTEGERFAVTANGREFVGRAFGEGEPWLCLHGFPDDPRTFDRLAAELDGVRLLAPYMRGYGPTGGSPDDDYSPAAIGRDAAALAEALDTRFVVGHDWGAVAAYGALRSDTVERAATMAVPPRFDALLFAYPSQFLRSWYIWLFQAPGAVRLLRARDFALVDALYGSWSPGFDDEAHVARVKRTLAEGDTAANAVAYYRDMVAATVEGVRANGIRDPSEGHVFETPTLLLTGADDRCIGTQLYDRAGEAFETCRVGRVRDAGHFLHRERPAVVADELRAWFA, encoded by the coding sequence ATGGACACCGAGGGCGAGCGGTTCGCCGTGACCGCGAACGGGCGGGAGTTCGTCGGGCGGGCGTTCGGCGAGGGGGAGCCGTGGCTCTGTCTCCACGGCTTCCCGGACGACCCGCGGACGTTCGACCGCCTCGCGGCCGAACTCGACGGGGTACGACTGCTCGCGCCGTACATGCGCGGCTACGGGCCGACGGGCGGGTCGCCGGACGACGACTACTCGCCGGCGGCCATCGGCCGGGACGCCGCCGCGCTGGCCGAGGCGCTCGACACGCGCTTCGTCGTCGGCCACGACTGGGGCGCGGTCGCCGCCTACGGGGCGCTCCGCTCCGACACCGTGGAGCGGGCCGCGACGATGGCCGTTCCGCCGCGGTTCGACGCCCTGCTCTTCGCGTATCCGTCGCAGTTCCTCCGGTCGTGGTACATCTGGCTGTTCCAGGCGCCGGGCGCGGTTCGGCTCCTGCGCGCCCGCGACTTCGCGCTCGTGGACGCGCTGTACGGGTCGTGGTCGCCGGGGTTCGACGACGAGGCCCACGTCGCGCGGGTGAAGCGGACGCTCGCGGAGGGCGACACCGCGGCGAACGCCGTCGCGTACTACCGGGACATGGTGGCGGCGACGGTCGAGGGCGTCCGGGCGAACGGGATACGGGACCCCTCCGAGGGGCACGTCTTCGAGACGCCGACGCTGCTGCTCACCGGGGCCGACGACCGCTGTATCGGGACGCAGCTGTACGACCGCGCCGGCGAGGCGTTCGAGACGTGCCGGGTCGGCCGGGTGCGCGACGCCGGCCACTTCCTCCACCGCGAGCGCCCGGCCGTCGTCGCCGACGAACTCCGGGCGTGGTTCGCGTAG
- the mch gene encoding methenyltetrahydromethanopterin cyclohydrolase, whose translation MESLNRMALELVDEAMDFADELAVEAFELDNGGTVVDFGVGTPGGYEAGMLLAEIQTGGLATVQTESGDVEGAPIPHVSLHTDHPALALLCSQKAGWEVSTDSFEGLGSGPARALVAEEDEFRRIGYADAFEFATLCLEAETLPDESVAEHVADMTDLDPSSVFLPTFRTDSVTGSVALAARAGEMAAFRLTELGYDPLDILTVHATAPAAPVAGDYETAVARTNDALAYGGRVHLTVDSDFDRFDELPSTAGEEYGRPFADIFEAVDWDFYEVPTDVFAPAQVTVDVVGGDTHVLGRTDEALLAESFGL comes from the coding sequence ATGGAGAGCCTCAATCGGATGGCGCTGGAGCTCGTCGACGAGGCGATGGACTTCGCCGACGAGCTGGCGGTCGAGGCGTTCGAACTCGACAACGGGGGGACGGTGGTCGACTTCGGCGTCGGCACGCCCGGCGGCTACGAGGCCGGGATGCTGCTCGCCGAGATACAGACCGGCGGCCTCGCCACGGTCCAGACCGAGTCCGGGGACGTCGAGGGCGCGCCGATTCCGCACGTGAGCCTGCACACCGACCACCCCGCCCTCGCGCTGCTCTGCTCGCAGAAGGCCGGCTGGGAGGTCTCGACCGACTCCTTCGAGGGGCTCGGCTCCGGACCGGCCCGCGCGCTCGTCGCGGAGGAGGACGAGTTCCGGCGCATCGGCTACGCGGACGCCTTCGAGTTCGCCACGCTGTGTCTCGAAGCCGAGACGCTCCCCGACGAGTCCGTCGCCGAACACGTCGCCGACATGACCGACCTCGACCCCTCGTCGGTGTTCCTCCCGACCTTCCGCACCGACTCGGTCACCGGGAGCGTCGCGCTCGCGGCCCGCGCCGGCGAGATGGCCGCCTTCCGGCTGACCGAACTCGGCTACGACCCGCTCGACATCCTCACGGTCCACGCAACCGCGCCGGCCGCACCCGTCGCCGGCGACTACGAGACGGCCGTCGCGCGCACGAACGACGCGCTCGCCTACGGCGGGCGTGTCCACCTCACCGTCGACAGCGATTTCGACCGCTTCGACGAACTCCCCTCCACGGCCGGCGAGGAGTACGGCCGCCCCTTCGCCGACATCTTCGAGGCGGTCGACTGGGACTTCTACGAGGTGCCGACCGACGTGTTCGCGCCCGCGCAGGTGACGGTCGACGTGGTCGGGGGCGACACCCACGTCCTCGGGCGGACCGACGAGGCCCTGCTGGCGGAATCGTTCGGCCTGTGA
- a CDS encoding 50S ribosomal protein L3, with the protein MPQPSRPRKGSMGFGPRIRATSEVPRFNSWPADDGQPGLQGFAGYKAGMSHVVTINDEPNSPREGMEETVPVTVVETPPMRAAALRVYEDTPYGLRPLTETWSDELHEDLGRALSTPEQNSTDADDVHAALDEGRVADVRVITHTLPGELSGVPKKDPDVMETRVGGGSVADRVEFALDLLDEGGAHEATDVFRAGEYADVAGITKGKGTQGPVKRWGVQKRKGKHARQGWRRRIGNLGPWNPSRVRSTVPQQGQTGYHQRTELNKRIMALGDEEVTPDGGFVNYGEVDGAYALVKGSLPGPDKRVLRLRPAVRPNDQPRLDPEVRFVSTASNQG; encoded by the coding sequence ATGCCACAACCAAGCAGACCACGAAAAGGCTCGATGGGCTTCGGCCCCCGCATCCGTGCGACCAGCGAGGTCCCGCGGTTCAACAGCTGGCCGGCCGACGACGGACAGCCCGGGCTCCAGGGATTCGCCGGCTACAAGGCCGGCATGTCCCACGTCGTGACGATCAACGACGAGCCCAACTCGCCCCGCGAGGGGATGGAGGAGACGGTCCCCGTCACGGTCGTCGAGACCCCGCCGATGCGGGCCGCCGCCCTTCGAGTCTACGAGGACACGCCGTACGGGCTTCGACCGCTGACCGAGACGTGGAGCGACGAGCTCCACGAGGACCTCGGCCGCGCGCTGTCGACGCCCGAACAGAACAGCACGGACGCCGACGACGTCCACGCCGCGCTCGACGAGGGTCGGGTCGCGGACGTGCGCGTCATCACGCACACCCTCCCGGGTGAGCTGTCGGGCGTTCCGAAGAAGGACCCCGACGTGATGGAGACGCGCGTCGGCGGCGGTTCCGTCGCGGACCGCGTCGAGTTCGCGCTCGACCTGCTCGACGAGGGCGGGGCACACGAGGCGACCGACGTGTTCCGCGCCGGCGAGTACGCCGACGTCGCGGGCATCACGAAGGGGAAGGGGACGCAGGGCCCCGTCAAGCGGTGGGGCGTTCAGAAGCGGAAGGGCAAGCACGCCCGGCAGGGGTGGCGCCGACGCATCGGCAACCTCGGCCCGTGGAACCCCTCCCGCGTGCGCTCGACCGTCCCCCAGCAGGGGCAGACGGGCTACCACCAGCGCACGGAGCTGAACAAGCGCATCATGGCGCTGGGCGACGAGGAGGTCACGCCCGACGGCGGCTTCGTCAACTACGGCGAAGTCGACGGCGCGTACGCGCTCGTCAAGGGCTCGCTCCCGGGCCCGGACAAGCGCGTCCTCCGCCTGCGACCCGCCGTCCGACCGAACGACCAGCCGCGCCTCGACCCCGAGGTGCGCTTCGTCTCGACGGCGTCCAACCAAGGATAA
- a CDS encoding HAD family hydrolase — protein sequence MYETVLFDIDDTLCTYRRTAAAVLDEAFGTVGVEPYFEASAYHDRYAEFVDDTEDIDDLRRECFAAISADAGRDPDLGRAVADAFAAARDHSNVKPLPGALEAVEALSRDHRVGVVTNGAPAMQRAKLRGLGLADAFETVVHAGYDARAKPHPEPFERALAALDTPAESAIHVGNSLSSDVAGAHAAGVASAWLDAGTTPDPTPTYTLGSMADLTRPPWRSY from the coding sequence GTGTACGAGACCGTCCTCTTCGACATCGACGACACGCTGTGCACCTACCGGCGGACGGCCGCCGCGGTGCTCGACGAGGCGTTCGGGACGGTCGGCGTGGAGCCGTACTTCGAGGCGAGCGCGTACCACGACCGCTACGCCGAGTTCGTGGACGACACCGAGGACATCGACGACCTGCGGCGGGAGTGTTTCGCGGCCATCAGCGCCGACGCGGGCCGCGACCCGGACCTCGGGCGCGCCGTCGCGGACGCGTTCGCGGCCGCCCGCGACCACTCGAACGTGAAGCCGCTCCCCGGCGCGCTGGAGGCCGTGGAGGCGCTCTCCCGGGACCACCGGGTCGGCGTCGTGACGAACGGCGCGCCGGCGATGCAACGGGCGAAGCTCCGGGGGCTCGGACTCGCGGACGCCTTCGAGACGGTGGTCCACGCGGGCTACGACGCGCGCGCGAAGCCCCACCCGGAGCCGTTCGAGCGCGCGCTCGCGGCGCTGGACACGCCGGCCGAGTCGGCGATACACGTCGGCAACTCCCTCTCCTCGGACGTGGCCGGGGCACACGCCGCGGGCGTGGCCTCGGCGTGGCTCGACGCCGGCACGACGCCGGACCCGACCCCGACCTACACGCTGGGGTCGATGGCGGACCTGACGCGGCCGCCGTGGCGCTCCTACTGA
- a CDS encoding M48 family metallopeptidase has translation MERSLATRLAMVVAGLATVAFYAAGAWLAWRGLLFLWRQRPDPVTTAVVVLAVTVAFGYVSYALGQAAVLRTLGAEEVSPARAPELYRRLDELSVDLGIDRPTLCVARMEAPNALALGGPSDGVVVLDASLFRLLSAREVDGILAHELAHVKARDGLVSTLGASLVSTVAGLLGLVFLPAMLLAAGAARGLALVRGESYEAVRTATVRARVAVGSLAVVLLFALTLVLRAYSRRRELAADDTAVELTGDPAALAAALSKIERAAAASGPLSSLYIHGDERGTLTRLLATHPPMEARVERLRERADRARGRRIPIQ, from the coding sequence ATGGAGCGGTCCCTCGCGACCCGGTTGGCGATGGTCGTCGCCGGCCTCGCCACGGTCGCCTTCTACGCCGCGGGCGCGTGGCTCGCGTGGCGCGGCCTCCTCTTCCTGTGGCGACAGCGGCCCGACCCCGTCACGACGGCCGTCGTCGTTCTCGCCGTCACCGTCGCGTTCGGCTACGTCTCCTACGCGCTCGGGCAGGCCGCCGTCCTGCGGACGCTCGGCGCGGAGGAGGTTTCCCCGGCGCGCGCCCCGGAGCTGTACCGCCGGCTCGACGAACTCTCGGTCGACCTCGGCATCGACCGCCCGACGCTCTGTGTCGCCCGGATGGAGGCGCCGAACGCGCTCGCGCTCGGCGGCCCCTCGGACGGCGTCGTCGTCCTCGACGCGAGCCTCTTCCGCCTGCTCTCGGCCCGCGAGGTGGACGGCATCCTCGCGCACGAACTCGCGCACGTGAAGGCCCGCGACGGCCTCGTGAGCACGCTCGGCGCGAGCCTCGTCTCGACCGTCGCCGGCCTGCTCGGCCTCGTCTTCCTCCCCGCGATGCTGCTCGCGGCCGGGGCGGCCCGCGGGCTGGCGCTCGTCCGCGGGGAGAGCTACGAGGCCGTCCGGACCGCGACCGTCCGCGCCCGCGTCGCCGTCGGGAGCCTCGCCGTCGTCCTCCTCTTCGCCCTGACGCTCGTCCTCCGGGCGTACTCGCGCCGCCGCGAACTCGCGGCGGACGACACGGCGGTCGAACTGACGGGCGACCCCGCGGCGCTGGCCGCGGCGCTCTCGAAGATAGAGCGCGCGGCGGCCGCCTCCGGCCCGCTGTCGTCGCTGTACATCCACGGCGACGAGCGCGGGACGCTCACGCGCCTGCTCGCCACCCACCCGCCGATGGAGGCGCGCGTCGAACGGCTCCGCGAGCGGGCCGACCGCGCGCGCGGACGGCGGATACCGATTCAGTAG
- a CDS encoding RNA methyltransferase, translated as MTRTVLVPSSLTREAEDKREATRKLGYVARAAVVFRVDRLVVFPDGEGDTGRFGDGFVDTVLRYAATPPYLRKEAWGRRDELEYVGVLPPLRVASRTGSGSDDSGSLRQGIVTEVGADDRVRVNCGLQHPVSLPVPPAMRVPAEGERVTVRVTSREPVRARLTDDTPPGYQVTREDLATALAREDAGVRIAASRYGEPLTVDRLDSLVERVHAGVTVVFGSPERGLPEILGVEPGEATVPSDAAASAGTRDDADDFEPRAGFDLWLNTVPNQGSEVVRTEEAMFATLAALTLE; from the coding sequence ATGACACGCACCGTACTCGTGCCGTCGTCTCTAACCCGGGAAGCCGAAGACAAACGCGAGGCGACTCGCAAACTCGGTTACGTCGCACGCGCGGCGGTCGTCTTCCGGGTGGACCGGCTCGTCGTCTTCCCCGACGGGGAGGGCGATACGGGTCGGTTCGGCGACGGGTTCGTCGATACCGTCCTGCGGTACGCGGCCACGCCCCCGTACCTCCGAAAGGAGGCGTGGGGGAGGCGTGACGAACTGGAGTACGTCGGCGTCCTGCCGCCGCTCCGCGTCGCCTCACGGACCGGCTCCGGATCGGACGATTCGGGGTCGTTAAGACAGGGAATCGTGACCGAGGTCGGAGCTGACGACCGCGTTCGGGTCAATTGCGGACTGCAACACCCGGTCTCGCTCCCGGTGCCGCCCGCCATGCGGGTGCCCGCGGAGGGAGAGCGCGTCACAGTCAGGGTTACTTCGCGAGAACCGGTCCGCGCGCGTCTCACCGACGACACCCCGCCGGGGTATCAGGTGACGCGCGAGGACCTCGCTACCGCGCTCGCCCGCGAGGACGCAGGCGTCCGTATCGCCGCCTCGCGCTACGGCGAGCCGCTCACCGTGGACCGACTCGACTCGCTGGTCGAGCGGGTTCACGCCGGCGTTACCGTGGTCTTCGGGTCCCCCGAACGGGGGCTCCCGGAGATCCTCGGCGTCGAGCCGGGCGAAGCGACCGTTCCGTCGGACGCAGCCGCGTCCGCCGGCACACGCGACGACGCTGACGACTTCGAACCCCGCGCGGGGTTCGACCTCTGGCTCAACACGGTTCCGAACCAAGGCAGCGAGGTGGTGCGAACCGAGGAAGCGATGTTCGCCACCCTCGCCGCCCTCACACTGGAGTGA
- the nadE gene encoding NAD(+) synthase has translation MTPDLDPADRPGGLVTDPDALADLGASLVGFVETAVAEADAERAVVALDGGVESAVVATLAADALGPDRVTALVMPAHLSSEAPARDAEAVAAGLGLEAERVHLGPMLAAFREVMGETGAPADDVVAVSNALSRFRMACAYYLANTSNGVVFGTATRTDRLLGAVAKHGDVGADFLPLGDRYYTEVRALAHELALPDAVVAGPRGGFAVGPTDAETLGVPERTLDELLVALVDADLSPAAAAERAGVSVEAAERVASWRAATAHKRRLPPTPATYGG, from the coding sequence ATGACGCCTGACCTCGACCCGGCCGACCGGCCCGGGGGGCTGGTCACCGACCCGGACGCGCTGGCCGACCTCGGCGCGTCGCTCGTCGGCTTCGTGGAGACCGCGGTCGCGGAGGCCGACGCCGAGCGCGCGGTGGTCGCGCTCGACGGCGGCGTCGAGTCGGCCGTCGTCGCGACGCTCGCGGCCGACGCGCTCGGTCCCGACCGCGTGACGGCGCTCGTGATGCCCGCCCACCTGAGCAGCGAGGCGCCGGCCCGGGACGCCGAGGCCGTCGCCGCCGGCCTCGGACTGGAGGCCGAGCGCGTCCACCTCGGGCCGATGCTCGCGGCGTTCCGGGAGGTGATGGGCGAAACCGGCGCGCCGGCGGACGACGTGGTCGCGGTGAGCAACGCGCTCTCGCGGTTCCGCATGGCCTGCGCCTACTACCTCGCGAACACCTCGAACGGCGTCGTGTTCGGGACGGCGACGCGCACCGACCGCCTGCTCGGGGCGGTCGCCAAACACGGCGACGTCGGGGCGGACTTCCTCCCGCTCGGCGACCGCTACTACACGGAGGTCCGCGCGCTCGCGCACGAACTCGCGCTCCCCGACGCGGTCGTCGCGGGACCGCGCGGCGGCTTCGCCGTCGGGCCGACCGACGCCGAGACGCTCGGCGTCCCCGAGCGGACGCTGGACGAACTGCTCGTCGCGCTGGTGGACGCGGACCTGTCGCCCGCGGCGGCGGCGGAGCGGGCCGGCGTGTCCGTCGAGGCGGCGGAACGCGTCGCCTCGTGGCGCGCGGCGACCGCCCACAAGCGCCGCCTGCCGCCGACCCCGGCGACCTACGGCGGGTAG
- the rpl4p gene encoding 50S ribosomal protein L4, with product MKATVRNLDGSDAGEVDLPAVFDTDYRPDLIKRAVQAARANRRQDYGADEFAGLRTPAESMGSGRGMAHVPRQDGQGRRVPQAVKGRPAHPPKAEKDRTLDINTKERKLAVRSAIAATTDAERVAERGHAFDEDLALPLVVSDEFEDLLRTKEVVSFLEAVGAHADVERADAGKSVRAGRGTSRGRKHKEPTSILFVTSEEPSKAARNLAGVDVATAANVSAEDLAPGTHPGRLTVWTESAVEEVADR from the coding sequence ATGAAGGCAACAGTACGCAACCTCGACGGCTCGGACGCGGGCGAGGTCGACCTGCCGGCGGTGTTCGACACCGACTACCGGCCCGACCTCATCAAGCGCGCCGTTCAGGCCGCTCGGGCAAACCGACGACAGGACTACGGGGCCGACGAGTTCGCCGGCCTCCGCACGCCCGCCGAGTCGATGGGTTCGGGTCGCGGGATGGCCCACGTTCCCCGCCAGGACGGGCAGGGGCGTCGGGTCCCGCAGGCCGTGAAGGGCCGTCCGGCCCACCCGCCGAAGGCGGAGAAGGACCGCACGCTCGACATCAACACGAAGGAGCGAAAGCTCGCCGTCCGCTCGGCCATCGCGGCCACGACGGACGCCGAGCGCGTCGCCGAGCGCGGCCACGCGTTCGACGAGGACCTCGCGCTCCCGCTCGTCGTGAGCGACGAGTTCGAGGACCTGCTCCGGACGAAGGAGGTCGTCTCCTTCCTCGAAGCCGTCGGCGCCCACGCCGACGTCGAGCGCGCCGACGCGGGCAAGTCGGTTCGCGCCGGGCGCGGGACCTCCCGCGGCCGCAAGCACAAGGAGCCCACGTCCATCCTCTTCGTCACGAGCGAGGAGCCGTCGAAGGCCGCCCGCAACCTCGCGGGCGTCGACGTCGCCACCGCGGCGAACGTCTCCGCCGAGGACCTCGCGCCGGGCACCCATCCGGGTCGCCTGACCGTGTGGACCGAGTCCGCCGTCGAGGAGGTGGCCGACCGATGA
- a CDS encoding YhjD/YihY/BrkB family envelope integrity protein has translation MSTTTRGRRAATRTKEVVTAVVREVRAENVSFMAGSVAYHAFVSLLPFLLLLLLVLSRVGGERLAEEVLTAAAGYLTGQDVDVLVRAARSATENAGLSAVSLAVLVWGTLRIFRGLDTAFSDIYESTAANTFLDQIRDGVVVFLAVGLGITAVSVADAVLVLPGSGAVGAVVRALATVAVVAVALLPMYYVFPDEDVTVREVVPGTLVAAVGWTVLGRGFQYYAEVSSKTEYGVVGVIVLLVTWLYFTGFVLLLGAAVNAVLSGRSEDVPDIAWGGVDPGHEDADFVAPLRDLDAALDAGGTVTVTVGDETVTLPAPDEARVAVSTVERPALLGGDRERGEVVLRWDSWVRDAREDGNEDEDYPP, from the coding sequence ATGTCGACCACGACGAGGGGACGCCGCGCCGCGACCCGGACGAAGGAGGTGGTCACGGCCGTCGTGCGCGAGGTGCGCGCGGAGAACGTGTCGTTCATGGCCGGCTCCGTCGCCTACCACGCGTTCGTCTCGCTGCTCCCCTTCCTGCTGCTGCTCCTGCTCGTGCTCTCCCGCGTCGGCGGCGAACGGCTCGCCGAGGAGGTGTTGACCGCGGCGGCGGGCTATCTCACGGGCCAGGACGTGGACGTGTTGGTGCGGGCGGCGCGCTCGGCCACCGAGAACGCCGGGCTGTCGGCCGTCTCGCTCGCCGTGCTCGTGTGGGGGACGCTGCGCATCTTCCGGGGGCTCGACACCGCCTTCTCCGACATCTACGAGAGCACCGCGGCGAACACCTTCCTCGACCAGATACGCGACGGGGTCGTCGTCTTCCTCGCCGTCGGCCTCGGAATCACGGCGGTCTCCGTCGCCGACGCCGTTCTCGTGTTGCCCGGGAGCGGGGCCGTCGGCGCGGTCGTCCGCGCGCTCGCGACGGTGGCCGTGGTGGCCGTCGCCCTGCTCCCGATGTACTACGTCTTCCCCGACGAGGACGTGACCGTCCGCGAGGTGGTGCCCGGGACGCTGGTCGCGGCCGTCGGCTGGACCGTCCTCGGGCGGGGGTTCCAGTACTACGCCGAGGTGTCCTCGAAGACCGAGTACGGCGTCGTCGGGGTCATCGTCCTGCTCGTGACGTGGCTCTACTTCACGGGCTTCGTCCTCCTGCTCGGCGCGGCCGTCAACGCCGTCCTCTCGGGCCGCTCTGAGGACGTGCCCGACATCGCGTGGGGCGGGGTCGACCCCGGACACGAGGACGCCGACTTCGTCGCGCCGCTGCGCGACCTCGACGCCGCGCTCGACGCGGGAGGAACGGTCACCGTCACGGTCGGCGACGAGACGGTGACGCTTCCCGCGCCGGACGAGGCGCGCGTCGCCGTCTCCACCGTCGAGCGGCCGGCCCTGCTCGGCGGCGACCGCGAGCGCGGCGAGGTGGTCCTCCGGTGGGACTCGTGGGTCCGCGACGCGCGCGAGGACGGGAACGAGGACGAGGACTACCCGCCGTAG
- a CDS encoding GTPBP1 family GTP-binding protein, translating into MSADRAVLDSALRRGEEEGGSVEFKERLTKDVHLADGRLESLAAQLRHRVLSGDGEATYVVGVTDDGGVAGIPPEEFSETMDVLSLLAEEAGAHIDDVGTWNARAAGGDSEEGLVGVATLKEGAVLDTDDDHIVVGTAGHVDHGKSTLVGSLVTGQPDDGEGGTRSFLDVQPHEVERGLSADLSYGVYGFDEQGGPVRMDNPDRKSDRAEVVREAKRLVSFVDTVGHEPWLRTTIRGLVGQKLDYGLLVVAADDGPTKTTREHLGILLATELPTVVAITKTDMVPDERVAELEREVERLLRNADKTPLPVARHGVEAAIEEISEQVVPVLATSAVTMDGLAVLDELFERLPKTAREAGDFSMYIDRTYSVTGVGAVASGTVRSGTVEAGDELLLGPTADGTFREVEVRSIEMHYHRVDEARAGRIVGIALKGVKEADIERGMVLVPRDSEPTAVREFEAEVMVLNHPTRIDDGYEPVVHLETVSEAAVFHPDAGQLLPGDTGRATIRFKFRPYLVEEGQRFVFREGSSKGVGTVVGVPDE; encoded by the coding sequence ATGAGCGCGGACCGCGCCGTCCTCGACTCCGCCCTGCGCCGGGGCGAGGAGGAGGGCGGCAGCGTGGAGTTCAAGGAGCGCTTGACGAAGGACGTGCACCTCGCGGACGGCCGCCTGGAGTCGCTCGCCGCCCAACTGCGCCACCGGGTGCTGTCCGGCGACGGCGAGGCGACGTACGTGGTGGGGGTCACCGACGACGGCGGCGTCGCCGGCATCCCCCCCGAGGAGTTCTCCGAGACGATGGACGTGTTGAGCCTGCTCGCCGAGGAGGCCGGCGCGCACATCGACGACGTGGGGACGTGGAACGCCCGCGCCGCCGGCGGCGACTCCGAGGAGGGCCTCGTCGGCGTGGCGACGCTGAAGGAGGGCGCGGTGCTCGACACCGACGACGACCACATCGTCGTCGGGACGGCGGGCCACGTCGACCACGGCAAGTCGACGCTCGTCGGCTCGCTCGTCACCGGCCAGCCGGACGACGGCGAGGGCGGCACCCGGTCGTTCCTCGACGTCCAGCCCCACGAGGTGGAGCGGGGCCTCTCCGCCGACCTCTCGTACGGCGTGTACGGCTTCGACGAGCAGGGCGGCCCCGTGCGGATGGACAACCCCGACCGGAAGTCCGACCGCGCCGAGGTGGTCCGCGAGGCGAAACGCCTGGTGTCGTTCGTGGACACGGTGGGCCACGAGCCGTGGCTCCGCACCACGATTCGCGGCCTCGTCGGGCAGAAACTCGACTACGGTCTGCTCGTCGTCGCCGCGGACGACGGCCCGACCAAGACCACGCGCGAGCACCTCGGTATCCTGCTCGCCACCGAACTCCCCACCGTCGTCGCCATCACGAAGACCGACATGGTCCCCGACGAACGCGTCGCGGAGTTGGAACGCGAGGTGGAGCGCCTGCTCCGCAACGCCGACAAGACGCCGCTGCCCGTCGCGCGCCACGGCGTCGAGGCCGCCATCGAGGAGATCTCCGAGCAGGTCGTCCCCGTCCTCGCGACGAGCGCCGTCACGATGGACGGCCTCGCGGTGCTGGACGAACTGTTCGAGCGGCTTCCCAAGACCGCCCGCGAGGCCGGCGACTTCTCGATGTACATCGACCGGACCTACTCGGTGACCGGCGTCGGGGCCGTCGCGTCGGGCACCGTCCGCTCGGGCACCGTCGAGGCCGGCGACGAACTCCTGCTCGGCCCCACCGCCGACGGCACCTTCCGCGAGGTGGAGGTCCGCAGCATCGAGATGCACTACCACCGCGTGGACGAGGCGCGCGCGGGCCGCATCGTCGGCATCGCGCTGAAGGGCGTGAAGGAGGCCGACATCGAGCGCGGGATGGTGCTCGTCCCCCGGGACTCGGAACCGACCGCGGTCCGCGAGTTCGAGGCCGAGGTGATGGTGCTGAACCACCCGACGCGCATCGACGACGGCTACGAGCCGGTCGTCCACCTCGAAACGGTGAGCGAGGCGGCCGTCTTCCACCCCGACGCGGGCCAACTGTTGCCCGGGGATACGGGCCGGGCGACGATACGCTTCAAGTTCCGGCCCTACCTCGTCGAGGAGGGTCAGCGGTTCGTCTTCCGCGAGGGGTCGTCGAAGGGCGTCGGCACCGTCGTTGGCGTCCCCGACGAGTAG
- a CDS encoding 50S ribosomal protein L23, with protein sequence MTVRYPLVTEKAMNDMDMENKLQFVVETDAAKPEIRDAIETRFEVGVESVNTQVTPQGIKKAVVTLSEDDDAQEVASRIGVF encoded by the coding sequence ATGACGGTCCGCTACCCGCTCGTCACGGAGAAGGCGATGAACGACATGGACATGGAGAACAAGCTCCAGTTCGTCGTCGAGACGGACGCGGCGAAGCCGGAGATACGCGACGCCATCGAGACCCGCTTCGAGGTGGGTGTCGAGAGCGTCAACACGCAGGTCACGCCGCAGGGAATCAAGAAGGCCGTCGTCACCCTCTCCGAGGACGACGACGCCCAGGAAGTGGCCTCCCGCATCGGGGTGTTCTGA